In one window of Armatimonadota bacterium DNA:
- a CDS encoding (2Fe-2S) ferredoxin domain-containing protein, producing the protein MLKNVKDLEKMRQEVRASLAARESAGGARLVVAMGTCGIAAGAREVVAALMDEIEKRKLQDITITQSGCKGLCDREPTLDVLRPGETSITYGDVTPDAARRIVAEHIMGGNVVKEFVLFTGDAGGAKA; encoded by the coding sequence ATGCTCAAGAACGTGAAGGATCTGGAGAAGATGAGGCAGGAGGTCAGGGCCTCGCTGGCGGCGCGCGAGAGCGCCGGGGGCGCGCGATTGGTGGTCGCCATGGGCACCTGCGGAATAGCGGCCGGGGCACGCGAGGTCGTGGCGGCGCTGATGGACGAGATAGAGAAGCGCAAGCTGCAAGACATCACGATCACGCAGAGCGGCTGCAAAGGCCTGTGCGACCGCGAGCCGACGTTGGATGTGCTCAGACCGGGGGAAACGTCCATCACCTACGGCGACGTAACACCCGACGCGGCGCGGCGCATCGTGGCCGAACACATCATGGGCGGTAACGTCGTGAAGGAATTCGTCCTGTTTACGGGCGATGCCGGAGGAGCCAAGGCATGA
- the nuoF gene encoding NADH-quinone oxidoreductase subunit NuoF: MYRSHVLLCAGAGCVSSGEESIRQALAGELNRLGLDGEVKLVETGCMGICDLGPIAVVYPDGVFYQRLTPDDARDVAEQHLLKGRVVNRLLYTAPETGEQVTAIGEIPFFLEQRKVVLENCGLIDPAAIDEYIARDGYAALGKVLTEMTPQQVIDELKASGLRGRGGAGFPTGVKWQFVHDAPGKVKYVVCNADEGDPGAFMDRSVLEGDPHRVIEAMTIAAYAVGAHQGYVYVRAEYPLAVARLGVALDAAREMGLLGKNILGSGFDFRLEIRIGAGAFVCGEETALLASIEGRRGEPRPRPPFPAQRGLWGKPTVLNNVETYANVPTIIRRGGAWFAEYGTEKSKGTKVFALAGDINNTGLVEIPMGTPLGRILYDIGGGIRDGKKFKAAQTGGPSGGCIPVQYLNVPMDYESLKELGAIMGSGGLIVMDEDTCMVDMARFFLDFVQDESCGKCPPCRIGTRRMLEIVTRITEGKGEEGDVERLVELCENVKTSALCGLGQTAVNPVLSTIRHFREEYDAHIREKRCPAAVCRGLFRSPCQHTCPVGVDVPGYVELIAAGRFAEATDLVRERNPFPSICGRVCTHPCESKCLRGQLDEPIAIASLKRFTADAAARSGHKWQPELAPSNGRRVAIIGGGPAGLNAAYHLRKRGYAPTVFESSDRLGGMLVWGIPEYRLPRDVIEREIQDLVDLGVEVRTNQAWGREFTLDSLRADGHEAILLAIGAHKGLALGVDGEALDGVADGVRFLRQANAGQVARLDGKRVAVIGGGDVAIDAARTAVRLGADKVTLVYRRTKAEMPAHEKEIEWAEQEGVELRFLLAPERVVGNGKVTGLKCAQMALGDFDSSGRRRPQPIPGSAVEIEADVVISAIGQAPDVPSDGNGGPKRSRRGTVEAEANTLATTTHGVFAAGDAVSGPWTVIQALAQGERAASAIDRYLRGEPLDAEVILVGHAPPDPAAAEGEGEADEGDVEERPRAAMPCVAADQRRTSFCEVESGFDETTAIAEASRCLHCHRS; encoded by the coding sequence GTGTATAGATCTCATGTCTTGTTGTGCGCGGGAGCCGGATGCGTGAGTTCCGGGGAGGAGTCCATCAGGCAGGCCCTGGCCGGCGAACTCAATCGCCTCGGGCTCGACGGCGAGGTCAAACTCGTGGAGACCGGATGCATGGGCATCTGCGATCTCGGCCCAATCGCGGTCGTCTACCCGGACGGCGTGTTCTATCAGCGTCTGACGCCCGACGACGCCCGGGACGTGGCCGAACAGCACTTGCTGAAGGGCCGCGTTGTGAATCGCCTGCTCTACACGGCGCCCGAGACCGGGGAGCAGGTCACGGCGATCGGCGAGATTCCGTTCTTCCTGGAGCAGCGTAAGGTCGTGCTGGAGAACTGCGGGCTAATTGATCCGGCGGCGATTGACGAATACATCGCACGCGACGGCTACGCCGCGCTCGGCAAGGTGCTGACCGAGATGACGCCGCAGCAGGTCATCGACGAATTGAAAGCGTCGGGCCTGCGCGGCCGAGGCGGCGCGGGGTTCCCGACAGGGGTCAAGTGGCAGTTCGTCCACGACGCCCCGGGCAAAGTGAAGTACGTGGTGTGCAACGCGGACGAGGGCGACCCCGGCGCGTTCATGGACCGCAGCGTGCTGGAGGGTGATCCGCACCGCGTGATCGAGGCGATGACCATCGCCGCCTATGCCGTAGGCGCGCACCAGGGCTACGTGTACGTTCGCGCGGAGTATCCGCTCGCGGTGGCGCGCCTCGGCGTCGCGCTGGACGCGGCGCGCGAGATGGGCCTGCTGGGCAAGAACATCCTGGGCAGCGGCTTCGACTTCCGGCTCGAGATCCGCATCGGCGCCGGCGCGTTCGTCTGCGGGGAAGAGACGGCGCTGCTCGCTTCCATCGAGGGCCGGCGCGGCGAGCCGCGGCCGCGGCCGCCGTTCCCCGCGCAGCGCGGCTTGTGGGGCAAGCCGACCGTGCTCAACAACGTCGAGACCTACGCGAACGTCCCGACCATCATCCGCCGCGGCGGCGCGTGGTTCGCCGAGTACGGCACCGAGAAGAGCAAGGGCACCAAGGTCTTCGCCCTCGCGGGCGACATCAACAACACCGGGCTGGTCGAAATCCCGATGGGCACGCCGCTGGGGCGGATCCTGTACGACATCGGGGGCGGCATCCGCGACGGCAAGAAGTTCAAGGCGGCCCAGACCGGCGGCCCGTCGGGCGGCTGCATCCCGGTGCAATACCTCAACGTGCCGATGGATTATGAGTCGCTCAAGGAGCTGGGCGCGATCATGGGCTCGGGCGGCCTCATCGTCATGGACGAAGATACGTGCATGGTGGACATGGCGCGGTTCTTCCTCGACTTCGTGCAAGACGAATCGTGCGGCAAGTGCCCGCCGTGCCGCATCGGGACGCGCCGTATGCTCGAGATCGTGACTCGCATCACCGAAGGCAAAGGCGAGGAGGGCGATGTCGAGCGCCTCGTCGAGCTGTGCGAGAACGTCAAGACTTCAGCGCTCTGCGGGCTGGGGCAGACGGCGGTCAACCCCGTGCTCAGCACCATCCGCCATTTCCGCGAGGAGTACGACGCCCACATCCGCGAGAAGCGCTGCCCGGCTGCTGTGTGCCGGGGGCTGTTCCGCTCCCCGTGCCAGCACACGTGCCCGGTCGGGGTGGACGTCCCGGGCTATGTAGAGCTGATCGCCGCGGGGCGGTTCGCGGAGGCGACCGACCTGGTGCGCGAGCGCAACCCATTCCCCTCGATCTGCGGGCGCGTGTGCACCCACCCCTGTGAAAGCAAGTGCCTGCGCGGCCAGTTGGATGAGCCGATTGCGATCGCGTCGCTCAAGCGTTTCACGGCGGACGCGGCGGCCAGGTCGGGCCACAAGTGGCAACCCGAGTTGGCGCCGAGCAACGGGCGCAGGGTCGCGATCATCGGCGGCGGTCCCGCCGGGCTCAATGCGGCGTACCACCTACGCAAGCGCGGCTACGCGCCCACCGTCTTCGAGTCGAGCGACCGCCTCGGCGGCATGCTGGTATGGGGTATCCCGGAATACCGCCTGCCGCGGGACGTGATCGAGCGAGAGATTCAGGACCTCGTCGACCTTGGGGTAGAGGTCCGGACCAACCAAGCGTGGGGCCGCGAGTTCACGCTCGACAGCCTGCGCGCCGACGGCCATGAGGCGATCCTGCTCGCGATCGGCGCGCACAAGGGACTGGCGTTGGGGGTGGACGGTGAGGCGCTCGACGGCGTTGCGGACGGTGTCCGATTCCTGCGCCAGGCGAACGCCGGCCAGGTCGCCCGACTCGACGGCAAGCGCGTGGCGGTGATCGGCGGCGGCGACGTCGCGATAGATGCGGCGCGCACGGCGGTGCGCCTGGGCGCGGACAAGGTGACGCTGGTGTACCGGCGCACGAAAGCGGAGATGCCCGCGCACGAGAAAGAGATCGAATGGGCCGAACAGGAAGGCGTCGAGCTGCGGTTCCTGCTGGCGCCGGAGCGAGTAGTCGGCAACGGCAAGGTCACCGGGCTGAAGTGCGCGCAGATGGCCCTGGGTGACTTCGACTCGTCCGGCCGCCGTCGGCCTCAGCCCATACCCGGCAGCGCGGTGGAGATCGAGGCGGATGTGGTCATCTCCGCCATCGGGCAGGCGCCCGACGTCCCGTCCGACGGCAACGGCGGGCCGAAGCGCAGCCGCCGGGGTACCGTCGAGGCCGAAGCGAACACCCTGGCAACGACGACGCACGGGGTCTTCGCGGCAGGGGATGCGGTGAGCGGCCCGTGGACGGTGATTCAGGCTCTGGCGCAAGGGGAGCGGGCGGCGAGCGCGATTGACCGCTACCTGCGCGGCGAGCCGCTGGACGCGGAGGTGATCCTCGTCGGTCACGCGCCGCCGGATCCTGCGGCGGCCGAAGGCGAGGGTGAGGCGGACGAGGGTGACGTCGAGGAGCGTCCGCGCGCGGCGATGCCGTGCGTGGCGGCCGACCAGCGGCGGACGAGCTTCTGTGAGGTCGAGTCGGGATTCGACGAGACGACGGCAATCGCGGAGGCGAGCCGCTGCTTGCACTGCCACCGCTCATGA
- a CDS encoding (2Fe-2S)-binding protein, producing the protein MKGTTAVDSKTITLTINGQQVQAKPGSTILDAARAAGIYIPTLCYHPDLTPEGLCRICLVEVQGQAALQPSCVYPVGDGMVVNTDTHAVREARRTTVLLLLSNHPDDCLACTRNQNCELQSLAQEMGIRDRRYAGERNQFEKDESSRVIVRDPEKCVLCRRCVRVCQDIQGVGAINVLERGWKSEVAPAFDTELADAVCVFCGQCIDRCPTGALTEYDATEDVWTALRDPGKFVVVQTAPAVRATIGEEFGLPAGSLVTNEMVTALRRLGFDRIFDTDFTADLTIMEEGHELIHRLTNGGRLPMITSCSPGWIRFIEFFYPDLLEHVSTCKSPQQMFGAVAKTYYAEKAGVDPASMVVVSVMPCTAKKFEAVRPEMRSSGYQDVD; encoded by the coding sequence ATGAAAGGTACGACCGCGGTGGATAGCAAGACAATCACTCTCACCATCAACGGACAGCAGGTGCAGGCGAAGCCGGGCAGCACCATCCTCGACGCCGCGCGCGCGGCCGGCATTTACATCCCGACGCTGTGCTATCACCCCGACCTGACGCCGGAAGGGTTGTGCCGCATCTGCCTCGTGGAGGTTCAGGGGCAGGCCGCGCTCCAGCCGTCGTGCGTGTACCCGGTCGGCGACGGCATGGTGGTCAACACCGACACCCACGCGGTGCGCGAGGCGCGACGGACGACGGTGCTGCTGCTGCTCTCGAACCATCCCGATGATTGCCTGGCGTGCACCCGCAATCAGAACTGCGAGCTGCAATCGCTGGCGCAGGAGATGGGGATCCGCGACCGCCGCTACGCCGGCGAGCGCAATCAGTTTGAGAAGGATGAGTCCAGCCGCGTCATCGTGCGCGACCCGGAGAAATGCGTATTATGCCGCCGCTGCGTGCGCGTGTGCCAGGACATTCAGGGCGTCGGCGCGATCAATGTGCTCGAGCGGGGCTGGAAGAGCGAGGTCGCGCCCGCCTTCGACACGGAACTTGCCGACGCGGTGTGTGTCTTCTGCGGCCAGTGCATTGACCGCTGCCCGACCGGCGCGCTGACGGAATACGACGCGACCGAGGACGTGTGGACCGCGCTGCGCGACCCGGGCAAGTTCGTCGTGGTACAGACCGCGCCGGCGGTGCGCGCGACCATCGGCGAGGAATTCGGCCTGCCGGCGGGCAGCCTGGTGACCAATGAGATGGTGACCGCGCTGCGCCGCCTCGGGTTCGACCGCATATTCGACACCGACTTCACGGCCGACCTGACGATCATGGAGGAGGGGCACGAGCTGATTCACCGGCTCACGAATGGCGGGCGGCTGCCGATGATCACGTCGTGCAGCCCCGGATGGATTCGGTTCATCGAGTTCTTCTACCCCGACCTGCTGGAGCACGTCTCGACCTGCAAATCGCCGCAGCAGATGTTCGGTGCGGTAGCCAAGACGTACTATGCGGAAAAGGCCGGCGTTGACCCCGCCAGCATGGTCGTGGTCTCGGTGATGCCGTGCACCGCCAAGAAGTTCGAGGCGGTGCGACCGGAGATGCGATCTTCGGGGTATCAGGACGTAGAC